A window from Pseudobacteriovorax antillogorgiicola encodes these proteins:
- a CDS encoding tetratricopeptide repeat protein → MKRFILLGFWLTCQLALGQRYSQIVIPFPNERAYDYHFNQRDNAIIIELKNTQPEDLDPLYNYDDRLIRRLIVKEMSGKDTQIKLVLRDQSIKAAIYAFKEPHRLVIDLYDNRFQEARDPKTGLPFVDNGPPTAGTSPYPSSAPEERLAREPPSRSRKQMFVRMKRDAQQEPAEDDSSSSGRKRRLLQPKPKDIQNPQQLVLALEKTNPGIGSAWKNYPVYMYRTQTSASRTGKNYRSWLQKNAGRAMDSGEAMADYASQLFDFGHELKALIAYQKVLHESPLVFDKDSKHLWNLAEIHFGQRNLTLADGYYQSVIDKHPDSPLAQFAAMRKLDVRALKAADRSQWDIFPKLYAQLDTIQTQALPELRSLVAIRKAYWGQDPAAIPSIVDDKHKLPTPDAVALNQLESTQSVAENPKTVFLISSILLNDKLRNLQWNQTTANFAGKYFKRFQGKATEPFRSNLLAQTKKNISHNILKSADTNESLRAINMLENLPKSLGSATDSRDLAWAIGESYRKIQQPQKAVPYYEQAKALSTDKIQEFQAQMYLIQVLKRSLDIEIAKNNTAKMNSLRKKLQGEDAKLAQTWDRLEGGDKLAMTVQFKEHLEANLSDSQSTKTHNKIHLWSWTKAITPSKQDIVDNDTWKSSYQANAEAIFTLSQLSKEFLQDGDTLNHRKAKSLLRNIDPGTLQDQKAEKLWAQELTELAEIHRENNEYLDAGRIYALTGNKSKNWEKRAEALYKGGLLLYRSGRREEALQAFEQAANDGNNLLYAELAKKRLEQLKE, encoded by the coding sequence ATGAAACGCTTTATCCTACTAGGCTTCTGGCTAACATGCCAGCTTGCACTAGGACAAAGGTATAGCCAAATCGTAATCCCGTTTCCTAATGAAAGGGCTTACGACTACCACTTCAATCAGCGTGACAATGCCATCATAATCGAACTCAAAAACACTCAACCTGAAGACTTAGACCCACTGTACAATTACGACGACCGATTGATTCGTCGCCTCATCGTTAAAGAGATGTCTGGCAAAGATACCCAGATCAAACTGGTTCTCAGAGACCAATCCATCAAAGCTGCTATCTATGCCTTCAAAGAACCCCATCGATTAGTGATCGATCTCTATGATAACAGGTTTCAAGAGGCGCGCGATCCAAAGACCGGCCTACCATTTGTTGATAATGGGCCACCAACGGCAGGAACTTCACCATACCCAAGCTCGGCGCCCGAAGAACGATTGGCTCGGGAGCCCCCTAGCCGTAGTCGCAAACAAATGTTTGTCCGTATGAAGCGTGACGCTCAGCAGGAACCTGCAGAAGATGACTCAAGCAGCTCTGGAAGGAAGCGGCGACTACTTCAACCTAAACCCAAAGACATTCAAAACCCTCAGCAACTGGTCCTAGCTCTTGAAAAAACCAATCCCGGAATCGGCTCCGCATGGAAAAACTATCCTGTCTACATGTATCGCACTCAAACTAGCGCTAGTAGAACTGGCAAAAACTATCGATCTTGGCTTCAAAAAAATGCTGGCCGAGCCATGGACTCCGGTGAGGCGATGGCTGACTATGCAAGCCAACTTTTCGACTTTGGACACGAACTCAAAGCACTTATTGCCTATCAGAAAGTTCTCCATGAAAGCCCTCTCGTATTTGATAAGGACTCCAAGCACCTTTGGAATCTCGCAGAAATACACTTTGGGCAGCGTAACTTAACCCTTGCTGATGGCTACTACCAGAGCGTGATCGATAAACATCCAGATAGCCCGCTAGCTCAATTTGCAGCTATGAGAAAGCTTGATGTACGGGCCTTGAAGGCGGCTGACCGATCCCAGTGGGACATATTTCCAAAACTCTATGCCCAGCTCGATACGATTCAAACCCAGGCTCTCCCAGAATTGCGATCCCTCGTTGCCATACGCAAGGCCTATTGGGGCCAAGACCCTGCAGCAATCCCTAGTATTGTCGATGATAAGCATAAACTTCCCACGCCTGATGCGGTGGCATTAAACCAACTAGAGTCCACACAATCCGTTGCCGAAAATCCGAAAACGGTCTTCCTGATTTCCTCCATTTTGTTAAACGACAAGCTCCGCAACTTACAATGGAATCAAACAACTGCCAACTTCGCTGGAAAATATTTCAAACGTTTTCAAGGCAAAGCGACGGAACCATTTCGATCCAATCTACTTGCACAAACAAAGAAGAATATTAGTCACAACATCCTAAAAAGCGCCGATACCAATGAAAGCTTACGAGCCATCAATATGCTCGAAAACTTACCCAAGTCACTAGGGTCTGCAACCGACTCTCGGGATCTAGCTTGGGCTATTGGTGAATCCTACCGGAAAATTCAACAGCCCCAGAAGGCTGTTCCTTACTATGAACAAGCCAAAGCCCTCAGCACAGATAAAATACAAGAGTTTCAGGCTCAGATGTACTTGATTCAAGTTCTCAAACGAAGCCTCGATATTGAAATCGCAAAAAACAATACTGCTAAGATGAATAGCCTACGCAAGAAACTTCAGGGTGAAGATGCCAAGCTTGCCCAAACATGGGATCGCTTGGAAGGTGGGGACAAGTTAGCCATGACCGTTCAGTTCAAAGAACACCTCGAAGCTAACTTAAGTGACAGTCAATCCACCAAAACTCACAACAAAATTCATCTTTGGTCTTGGACGAAGGCTATCACTCCAAGCAAACAGGATATCGTCGATAACGACACTTGGAAGTCTAGCTACCAGGCAAATGCAGAAGCAATTTTTACTCTGAGCCAACTATCTAAGGAGTTTCTCCAAGATGGCGACACGCTCAATCATCGTAAAGCGAAATCCCTTCTCCGTAACATTGATCCAGGCACTCTACAAGACCAGAAAGCTGAGAAGCTCTGGGCCCAAGAACTGACGGAACTAGCTGAAATTCACAGAGAGAATAACGAATACCTGGATGCTGGTCGGATCTATGCATTGACAGGAAACAAAAGCAAAAATTGGGAAAAGCGCGCCGAAGCTCTCTATAAGGGAGGGCTTCTTTTATATAGGTCAGGAAGACGAGAGGAAGCACTTCAAGCGTTCGAACAAGCCGCTAATGATGGCAACAATCTGCTCTATGCCGAGTTAGCAAAGAAACGCCTTGAACAACTTAAAGAATAG
- the rfaE2 gene encoding D-glycero-beta-D-manno-heptose 1-phosphate adenylyltransferase gives MLEQSHGRLPWEKTSARVVVVGDLILDEYLDGSVNRISPEAPVPVHLVQSSTATAGGAANVARNIQLVGGYCSIAGVCGNDGAADQLKQILKADDVDIKNIETDLDRPTVRKTRITANHQQLVRIDWEEVRPISQDLQERLLSRVKELSCDALLVSDYGKGSLPPEFLKQLISYAREQGVPVVVDPKGKDYSGYAGADLITPNYKEACEALGLDSNQNWDPEMLASKLKERFDLKNILVTLGAKGMLGLTADGVVHHLAAVKREVFDVSGAGDTVVSIMALAMGSQTGFPEAMRLANLAAGCVVEKWGTQPITKSDLLAALDETTRHDFGWHATGRKIMDRASLKNEILNIQDQGRKIVFTNGCFDLLHAGHIAYLEEARSLGHGLVIGVNSDQSVRQLKGESRPIIPCEQRLALLAALECVDYVVSFDEETPAQLIQDLMPDVLVKGADYELHEIVGADTVTAAGGKVERIAFVDGLSTSDIVRRVKAGEGVSISPQN, from the coding sequence ATGTTGGAGCAAAGTCACGGGCGTCTGCCATGGGAAAAAACCTCAGCAAGAGTGGTCGTCGTAGGCGATCTGATTTTAGACGAGTATTTGGACGGATCGGTAAATCGAATATCCCCTGAGGCTCCTGTACCAGTGCACCTTGTTCAGAGCAGCACCGCGACAGCAGGTGGAGCAGCGAACGTGGCTCGCAACATTCAGCTAGTGGGTGGCTATTGCTCGATTGCTGGCGTTTGTGGCAATGATGGAGCAGCTGACCAGCTCAAGCAGATATTAAAAGCTGATGACGTCGACATCAAAAATATTGAAACGGACCTCGATCGCCCTACTGTGCGTAAAACTCGAATCACAGCAAACCATCAGCAGCTGGTACGGATTGATTGGGAAGAAGTCAGGCCTATCAGCCAGGACTTGCAGGAGCGATTGCTGAGTCGCGTGAAAGAGCTTTCGTGCGACGCGCTTCTTGTGAGTGACTATGGCAAAGGATCATTGCCTCCAGAGTTTTTGAAGCAGCTGATCAGCTATGCCCGAGAGCAAGGGGTGCCTGTCGTCGTCGATCCCAAAGGCAAAGATTATTCAGGTTATGCAGGTGCTGATCTTATCACACCAAATTACAAAGAAGCCTGCGAGGCTCTGGGTCTTGACAGCAACCAAAACTGGGACCCAGAAATGCTGGCGTCAAAGCTTAAGGAACGCTTCGACCTCAAGAATATATTGGTCACCCTAGGAGCCAAAGGTATGTTAGGGCTCACAGCTGATGGTGTGGTTCATCATTTGGCGGCAGTAAAGAGAGAAGTATTCGACGTTTCAGGAGCAGGGGATACAGTTGTTTCGATCATGGCGTTAGCCATGGGAAGCCAGACAGGTTTTCCAGAAGCTATGAGATTGGCAAATCTTGCTGCCGGTTGTGTGGTTGAGAAGTGGGGAACGCAACCGATCACAAAATCAGACCTCTTAGCAGCATTAGATGAAACGACTCGCCATGATTTTGGCTGGCACGCGACGGGGCGCAAAATTATGGATCGTGCTAGCCTTAAGAATGAAATATTGAACATACAAGACCAGGGGCGAAAAATCGTATTCACGAATGGTTGCTTTGACCTCTTGCACGCTGGTCACATTGCTTATCTTGAGGAGGCGAGATCCTTGGGGCATGGGCTGGTTATCGGTGTTAACTCTGACCAATCCGTGCGGCAGCTCAAAGGTGAGAGCCGACCTATCATTCCCTGTGAGCAGCGGCTGGCATTGTTGGCCGCGTTGGAGTGTGTCGACTATGTAGTTAGTTTCGACGAGGAAACGCCGGCACAGCTGATTCAAGACTTGATGCCCGATGTCTTGGTAAAGGGCGCTGATTACGAGCTTCATGAAATTGTCGGGGCCGACACCGTTACCGCAGCAGGTGGTAAGGTGGAAAGAATCGCCTTCGTTGACGGATTATCCACTTCAGATATTGTGCGGCGGGTTAAGGCTGGCGAAGGTGTGAGCATCAGTCCTCAGAACTGA